The Euphorbia lathyris chromosome 2, ddEupLath1.1, whole genome shotgun sequence genome includes a window with the following:
- the LOC136219474 gene encoding uncharacterized protein, with protein sequence MLHTAPSFSLYNVNHDIGEEAQSRNNNGGGGEEEEVLMRTVTIGDNIEVTASGDFSFGKKKMGLIEEEGDDEQGGEVEDLNLEPENEPASPPMYLASGFGIDCFDIAGSEPGAGGFHSSLPNFDESGDPEDYYKRMVDEYPSHPLFLANYAQLLQAKGELNEAEEYYHRASMADPEDCEILLNYAKLEWQLHHVKERALSNFEHAIQAAPDNSQVLAAYASFLWEIDDDGDELQLKHIQVQDSIADQDSKPLLNASACNDQNAEEYCKSMIEQYPSDSSVLRNYAQFLYQTKRDLQGAEEYYSKAVQADPGNGEIKSQYAKLVWEHRRDHDRASSYFEQAVEAAPDDSQVLAAYASFLWETDENEEDSTTQDQFH encoded by the exons ATGTTGCATACCGCACCTTCTTTTTCATTATATAATGTGAATCATGATATCGGGGAAGAAGCTCAATCAAGGAATAATaatggaggaggaggagaagaagaagaggtgtTGATGAGAACTGTTACTATTGGAGACAATATAGAAGTTACAGCTAGTGGAGATTTCAGTTTTGGGAAGAAGAAAATGGGATTGATTGAGGAAGAAGGAGATGATGAACAAGGAGGAGAAGTTGAAGATCTGAATCTCGAACCAGAAAATGAACCCGCAAGTCCTCCTATGTATCTCGCTTCAGGTTTTGGAATTGATTGCTTTGATATTGCTGGATCCGAACCCGGAGCCGGTGGGTTTCACTCCAGTTTGCCCAATTTTGATGAATCCGGCGATCCTGAAGACTATTATAAGCGAATGGTCGATGAGTATCCTTCCCATCCTCTGTTCCTTGCAAATTATGCTCAGCTTTTGCAG GCTAAGGGAGAGCTTAATGAAGCAGAGGAATACTATCATCGTGCTTCAATGGCGGATCCTGAAGATTGTGAGATTTTATTGAATTATGCTAAATTGGAGTGGCAGCTTCACCATGTTAAAGAAAGAGCTTTGAGTAACTTTGAACATGCTATTCAGGCAGCCCCCGATAACAG CCAAGTTCTTGCAGCATATGCCAGTTTTCTCTGGGAAATTGATGATGATGGTGATGAGTTGCAGTTGAAACATATTCAGGTCCAAGACTCAATTGCCGATCAAGATAGTAAGCCATTACTCAATGCTTCTGCCTGCAATGATCAAAATGCTGAGGAGTACTGTAAGAGCATGATTGAACAGTATCCTTCAGATTCTTCAGTCCTAAGAAATTATGCTCAATTTCTCTATCAg ACCAAGAGAGACCTTCAAGGGGCAGAAGAATATTATTCCAAAGCTGTACAAGCTGATCCAGGAAATGGTGAGATTAAATCGCAGTATGCAAAATTGGTGTGGGAACATCGACGAGACCATGACAGAGCCTCAAGTTACTTTGAGCAAGCAGTTGAAGCTGCTCCTGATGATAG ccaagttcTTGCGGCATATGCTAGTTTCCTCTGGGAGACAGACGAAAATGAAGAAGATAGCACAACCCAAGATCAATTTCATTAG